Proteins co-encoded in one Zootoca vivipara chromosome 3, rZooViv1.1, whole genome shotgun sequence genomic window:
- the PEX13 gene encoding peroxisome biogenesis factor 13, with product MAANQPPPPKPWENRRLSADVGVSQLTRPGQPTLTRVPPPILPRPSQQTGSTALSSFRPSYSSPFSSGYGTYGNSFHGNYSPYSYGYGGMGYNRFRMDDVPASRFVQQAEESSRGAFQSIESIVHAFASVSMMMDATFSAVYNSFRAVLDVANHFSRLKIHFTKVFSAFALVRTIRYLYRRLQRLLGLRKNSENDDLWAESEGTVACAGPEERAANSAKSWPIFLFFAVVLGGPYLIWKLLSTYTEDETVSSNWASGEDDHVVGRAEYDFNAVSEEEISFRAGEMLKLAPKERQPKIRGWLLASRDGQTTGLVPANYVRILGKRKGKRAAELEKVTEHEPALSNATLIQGATATDTLEEQEAAFESVFVENNKVPNTSSSAVLGGDKQDL from the exons ATGGCGGCCAACCAACCGCCGCCCCCGAAGCCCTGGGAGAACCGGAGGCT ATCTGCAGATGTGGGAGTTAGTCAGCTGACGCGGCCCGGGCAGCCCACCCTCACCCGCGTGCCCCCTCCCATTTTGCCAAGGCCATCTCAACAGACTGGGAGTACGGCCCTGAGCTCTTTCAGGCCTTCGTACAGCAGCCCCTTCAGCTCAGGCTATGGCACGTACGGGAACTCCTTCCACGGAAACTACAGCCCTTACAGCTACGGATATGGCGGCATGGGCTACAACCGGTTTCGGATGGATGACGTTCCCGCGAGCCGGTTTGTGCAGCAGGCCGAGGAGAGCAGCCGCGGCGCGTTCCAGTCCATCGAAAGCATCGTGCATGCCTTCGCCTCGGTCAGCATGATGATGGACGCTACCTTTTCGGCGGTCTACAACAGCTTCCGAGCCGTCTTGGATGTAGCCAACCACTTCTCCCGGCTCAAGATCCACTTCACCAAGGTGTTTTCAGcttttgccttggtcagaactATACGGTACCTTTACAGGCGACTCCAGCGGTTGCTGGGTTTGAGAAAGAATTCCGAAAATGATGATTTGTGGGCAGAAAGCGAAGGGACTGTGGCCTGTGCTGGCCCCGAGGAAAGGGCGGCCAACTCTGCAAAATCCTGGCCCATTTTCCTATTCTTTGCCGTTGTTCTTGGGGGTCCCTACCTCATTTGGAAGCTGCTGTCCACCTATACTGAGGACGAAACAG tttccagcaattgggcAAGTGGAGAGGATGATCATGTTGTTGGGAGAGCAGAATACGATTTCAATGCTGTTTCGGAAGAAGAAATTTCTTTCCGTGCTGGCGAAATGCTAAAATTGGCACCCAAAG AACGACAACCCAAAATACGTGGCTGGCTCTTGGCTAGCCGTGATGGCCAGACAACAGGACTTGTTCCAGCTAATTATGTCCGAATACTcggcaaaaggaaaggaaagcgagCCGCAGAACTGGAGAAGGTTACCGAGCACGAGCCGGCACTCAGCAATGCCACTTTGATCCAAGGAGCCACAGCCACCGACACCCTGGAAGAGCAAGAAGCTGCCTTTGAGTCTGTTTTTGTAGAAAATAATAAAGTTCCCAACACATCCAGCTCTGCTGTGCTTGGTGGAGATAAACAGGACCTTTGA